The following nucleotide sequence is from Austwickia chelonae.
TGCACGGTGAGGTAGATCTGACGGTACGGGTCATCCGGGACGTCTTCAACGAGGACTTCTCTTCGATGGTGGTCGCTGGGGACAGTGCCTGGTCAACGGTCAATGACTACATCGGATCTGTGGCCCCGGATCTCGCAGGAAAGCTGCGCCGATGGACCGGGGGCAAGGACGTTTTTGCCGAGTTCCGCATCGACGAGCAGCTGGCGAAAGCCATGGACCGTAAGGTCTGGCTGCCCAGCGGAGGATCCTTGGTCATCGATCGCACTGAAGCGATGACGGTCATCGACGTCAACACCGGTAAGTTCGTCGGTGCCGGCGGCAATCTCGAAGAGACGGTCACGAAGAACAACATCGAGGCTGCGGAGGAGATCGTCCGTCAGCTGAGGTTGCGTGACATCGGCGGGATCATTGTCATCGACTTCATCGACATGGTTCTGGAGTCCAATAGGGACCTCGTGGTTCGCCGACTGCTGGAGTGCTTGGGCCGCGACCGTACCAAGCACCAGGTTGCCGAAGTCACCTCGCTGGGATTGGTCCAGATGACCCGGAAACGTGTGGGTGCAGGGCTCATCGAGGTCTTCTCCGAGCCCTGCGAACACTGCAACGGACGCGGGATCATCGTTTCGAACACTCCGGTGGACAAGTCGTCTGCGTCCAGCAGCGGCGGAGGAAACAGCGTTGAGGGCGGACGCCGTCGTCGCGGGAAGGGGAATGCCGCATCGGCGACATCCTCCGCGTCTACCTCGACCGGTACCGATCAGCCGGCCGCCGAGGTCGAGGAGAGTTCCGAGACTGCGGCATCGGACCGGACGGTTGCGTCTAGCCCTACACCGGCGCAGATCGCGGCAGTGGCTTATGCGGCGCTTCATCAGGAGCCACCTGCAGAGGGGGAGCCCGCTTCTCCGATGACGGAGCCGGTGAAGACAAGTGCGGTGAAGACAGGGGCGGTGAAGAGACGGAGTGAGCGTGTCGTCGAGGAGCCGACGGACACAGCAGCCGAGGAATCTGTGAAGGTCTCGCCGGTGAAGAGCAATCGGGTTCGTCGAGGAGCTAGTCGCCCGGTTGCAACGCCGGAGCCGAGCACGCCGAAAGCACTGCTTGCTTTGCCCGATGCTCCTGCTGAGAGCTCTCTTGGAGCTGGGGGTGGGGCTACCGGTTCGGCGGCCGCCAGCGAGCTTGTCCCGGTGGCGGAGACAACAGCGCGTAAACCTCGTCGGCGTCGGGCGCGTGCGGTGGCTCCTGCGGGGCCGCCCAAGCACACCCGTTCGGACGAGGTCGACACGGCTTCAAAGTAAGAGAGATGTAATTTGGGCAGACTTGCTGCCTTCACGTAGACTTGTCAGTCGGTGCGCCCACCGTGACCCGTGTTGACGGGCCGGTTCGAAGAGGTCGCCGAATCACTGCAGAAGCAAGGAGAGTGGGTTCAACGTGTACGCGATTGTTCGCGCCGGAGGCCGCCAGGAGAAGGTGTCCGTAGGCGACGTCCTCATCGTCGACAAGGTCAACGCGGAGCCCGGTACGTCCGTGGACCTCACTCCGCTGATGCTGGTGGACGGCGCCGATGTCACCACCGAGGCAGAGAAGCTTGCGAAGGTGAAGGTCAAGGCTGAGGTCGTGAAAGCGACCAAGGGTCCCAAGATCACGATCCTCAAGTACAAGAACAAGACCGGTTACCGCAAGCGTCAGGGTCACCGTCAGCCGACGACCCAGATCAAGGTCACTGCGATCGAAGCCTGAGTGCTTCTTCGTATTAGTTCGAGCCTCTACGAGCAGCAAAGGTAGACACTGACATGGCACACAAGAAGGGTGCGTCGTCGTCGAGGAACGGCCGCGACTCCAACCCCCAGTACCTCGGCGTGAAGCGTTTCGGGGGTCAGGTCGTCAACGCAGGCGAAATCCTGGTCCGTCAGCGCGGCACCCACTTCCACCCCGGCGAGAACGTCGGCCGTGGCGGCGACGACACTCTGTTCGCACTCGCCGCTGGTGCGGTGAAGTTCGGCACCAAGCGTGGCCGTAAGACGGTCAACATCGTCCCCGCGACCCAGGCCTGACGAGCACACGTTCTTCACCTGCACATCGCACGACGTATACGTGAGGGGTGGGCTTCGGCCCACCCCTCACGTGCATCTATCAGGACCCATCGTTCGGGTACAGCCGACAGGCGGCAGACCGTACGGCCCAATGAACACCAGATACTGAGAGGCATCTCATGGCTGCAACCTTCGTCGACCGAGTAGCCCTGAACGTGGCGGCTGGTAAAGGCGGCCACGGATGCGCCTCTGTCCATCGTGAGAAGTTCAAGCCCTTGGGCGGGCCAGACGGCGGTAACGGCGGTCACGGCGGTGATGTCGTAATCCGGGTCGATGCCCAGGTGACCACTCTTCTGGACTATCACCACAGCCCGCATCGCCAGGCAGCCCACGGCAAACCTGGCGAGGGAGAAGAACGTAATGGAGGCCAGGGAGCCGACCTGGTGCTCCCCGTTCCGGACGGTACGGTGGTCAAGGACTCCGACGGGCGGATTCTCGCCGATCTGGTCGGGTTGGGCAGCGAATACGTAGTAGCCCGAGGCGGTCGCGGCGGGCTGGGTAACAAAGCTCTGGCGAGTCCCCGACGTAAAGCCCCAGGGTTCGCGCTGCTCGGTGAACCAGGCGAACAGCGCGACATCGTTCTGGAGCTGAAGACGCTTGCGGACGTCGCGCTGATCGGTTTTCCCAGCGCAGGGAAGTCATCCCTCGTCTCCGTGATTTCGGCCGCACGGCCCAAGATCGCGGATTACCCCTTCACGACCTTGGTCCCGAACCTGGGGGTGGTGACTGCTGGTGATGCGCGCTATACCGTGGCTGACGTCCCGGGGCTGATTCCTGGAGCACACCAGGGTAAGGGCCTGGGGCTGGAGTTCCTACGTCACGTCGAGCGCTGCTCCGTACTCGTGCACGTCGTGGACTGCGCCACTCTCGAGCCAGGTCGTGATCCGTTGACCGATCTGGACGTCATCGAACACGAGTTGCGTCAGTACGTGGCCGACGAGTCCCTGGGCGGGCGCCCGCTGTCCGAACGCACTCGCATCGTGGTGCTCAACAAGGCAGACGTTCCTGAGGCCCGTGAACTGGCCGAGATGGTCCGTCCTGATCTTGAAGAACGCGGGCTCGAGGTACACATCGTCTCCGCTGTTGCCCGCACCGGGTTGAAAGAGCTCGGGTTCGCCTTGGCCCGTCATGTCGCCCAGGCGCGAGCTGAGCAGGCAGCACAAGCCGAGGCCGCTCCCCGCCAGCGGGTTGTGGTGCGACCGGTGGCCGTCGACGACGAGGGCTTCACCGTGAACCAGATCGAGACCGAGGACGGTCCTGCCTTCCAGGTCTTGGGAGAGCGTCCGTCCCGATGGGTGCGGCAGACTGATTTCACGAACGATGAGGCGGTTGGCTATCTGGCCGACCGACTGGCGAGGGCCGGAGTCGAGGAAGCCTTGTTCGCGGCCGGTGCGGTTGCTGGATCGACGGTGCTGATCGGGCCGGAGGACAACGCCGTGGTCTTCGATTGGGAGCCGACCATGTCTGCTGGGGCGGAGCTGCTTGGGCGACGTGGGACCGATCTGCGCCTCGAAGACCACCACCGTCCGACTCGAGGTCAGAAGCGTGAGGACTATGACTCCCGTCGGGCTGCCAAACGAGCAGCACGGGAGGAACTCGAGGCAGAACGTGCAGCAGGGTGGTGGACCTCGTCTTCGGACGACCACTGACCTCGGTACGGGTTATCGCCTCAGGGGTTGTGAGGAAGGCGTAGGGCTCAGAAGGTCATTGCTTTCTCCAGTTTCTCCGGACTTGTCATGGGATTGGCTGCTTCTCTTGTCAACCGGTCGACGCTCTGCCTACGGTGGCTGGAAGGTGCTGACCGGGGATTCAGGTCAGAGAGACCTGACGTAGTAGACCGACGGTATGCGCTCATCTCCTGCTTTGTGTTGACGATGGGTCGGTCAGGAGCACGGTCGGCCCTTCTCTCGGTCAGGAGGATGTATGCCTGCGATGGAAGCGGGGCCGTCCTCGGTCCGGAGGACGGAGGACATCTGCCGGGACGCAGCTGAAAAGGACACCGCCCTCGGTGGGGAAACGGATGCGGCGAAGTCCACGGCTGTGGCCAACTGGCGGAGTGTGCTCACGGAAGACCGCGTGGGACGTGCCCGGAAGATCTTCGGTAGCGATCTCGATTATTTGACCGATACCGATCGACAACTTATCCACGCTGTCACCGGTGAGGTGATCTGGCAAGGCCAGGAACCGCACGAACGCCCGCTGAGCGCCTTCGCCATGCAGATCGCCGTGGA
It contains:
- the obgE gene encoding GTPase ObgE, with protein sequence MAATFVDRVALNVAAGKGGHGCASVHREKFKPLGGPDGGNGGHGGDVVIRVDAQVTTLLDYHHSPHRQAAHGKPGEGEERNGGQGADLVLPVPDGTVVKDSDGRILADLVGLGSEYVVARGGRGGLGNKALASPRRKAPGFALLGEPGEQRDIVLELKTLADVALIGFPSAGKSSLVSVISAARPKIADYPFTTLVPNLGVVTAGDARYTVADVPGLIPGAHQGKGLGLEFLRHVERCSVLVHVVDCATLEPGRDPLTDLDVIEHELRQYVADESLGGRPLSERTRIVVLNKADVPEARELAEMVRPDLEERGLEVHIVSAVARTGLKELGFALARHVAQARAEQAAQAEAAPRQRVVVRPVAVDDEGFTVNQIETEDGPAFQVLGERPSRWVRQTDFTNDEAVGYLADRLARAGVEEALFAAGAVAGSTVLIGPEDNAVVFDWEPTMSAGAELLGRRGTDLRLEDHHRPTRGQKREDYDSRRAAKRAAREELEAERAAGWWTSSSDDH
- the rplU gene encoding 50S ribosomal protein L21; protein product: MYAIVRAGGRQEKVSVGDVLIVDKVNAEPGTSVDLTPLMLVDGADVTTEAEKLAKVKVKAEVVKATKGPKITILKYKNKTGYRKRQGHRQPTTQIKVTAIEA
- the rpmA gene encoding 50S ribosomal protein L27, which codes for MAHKKGASSSRNGRDSNPQYLGVKRFGGQVVNAGEILVRQRGTHFHPGENVGRGGDDTLFALAAGAVKFGTKRGRKTVNIVPATQA